A single genomic interval of Patescibacteria group bacterium harbors:
- the ftsW gene encoding putative lipid II flippase FtsW has translation MNSLISLLNKLINYKGEHESDRPLVFIVGAIVIFGLIMLSSASSVMAYSAHQDSYYFFKHQLFGLVLGLAAAWFFSRVDYQLWRKYALWMLIASIGLLLLVFIPGLAGTWGTSRSWINVFGFSLQPAEFVKITFLLYLAAWLEGRKKQLAEVSRGIGPFVVILGVIAMLMILQPDMGTLTIIALASLAVYFIGGGSIKHLIVLILLGLLALIIMVNVYPYQANRFKCLLDPSFSKEEICYQVNQSLIAVGSGGFWGRGLGASRQKFFYLPQAQNDAIFPIISEEIGFVFSVGLILLYLALFFRGVVIAKKAPDDFGKILAIGIVSWIVMQALINIGGMVNIMPMTGVPLPMVSYGGSAMLVALASVGILINISKQTR, from the coding sequence ATGAATTCATTAATAAGCCTATTAAATAAATTAATTAATTACAAAGGCGAGCATGAATCAGACAGGCCGCTTGTTTTTATAGTCGGCGCCATAGTTATTTTCGGCCTGATTATGCTTTCCAGCGCTTCATCGGTTATGGCTTACAGCGCCCATCAGGACAGCTATTATTTTTTTAAGCATCAGCTCTTCGGCCTGGTTTTGGGCTTGGCGGCCGCTTGGTTTTTTTCGCGCGTTGATTATCAGCTTTGGCGCAAATACGCTTTATGGATGTTAATCGCTTCTATCGGCCTTTTGCTTTTGGTTTTTATTCCCGGCCTGGCCGGCACCTGGGGTACGTCTCGGAGCTGGATTAATGTTTTCGGTTTTTCCTTGCAGCCCGCTGAATTCGTTAAAATAACTTTTCTTTTATATTTGGCGGCCTGGCTGGAGGGCCGGAAAAAACAGTTGGCCGAGGTGTCGCGCGGCATCGGGCCGTTTGTGGTTATTTTGGGGGTTATCGCAATGCTCATGATATTACAGCCGGATATGGGCACTTTAACTATTATCGCTTTAGCCTCGCTGGCGGTTTATTTTATCGGCGGCGGCAGTATCAAACATTTGATAGTTTTAATTTTGCTGGGGCTCTTAGCTTTAATTATCATGGTAAACGTTTATCCTTATCAGGCCAATCGGTTTAAGTGCCTTTTAGATCCGTCTTTTTCCAAAGAGGAAATTTGTTATCAGGTCAATCAATCTTTAATCGCCGTTGGTTCCGGTGGTTTTTGGGGGCGGGGATTAGGCGCTTCCAGACAGAAATTTTTTTATTTGCCGCAGGCGCAAAACGACGCTATTTTTCCGATTATCAGCGAAGAAATCGGTTTTGTTTTTTCCGTAGGCTTGATTTTATTATATTTGGCTTTATTTTTTAGGGGTGTGGTTATCGCTAAAAAAGCGCCGGATGATTTCGGTAAGATTTTAGCCATCGGCATAGTCAGCTGGATTGTTATGCAGGCCTTGATAAATATTGGCGGCATGGTTAATATTATGCCCATGACCGGTGTGCCTTTGCCTATGGTAAGCTACGGCGGTTCGGCCATGCTTGTGGCCCTGGCTTCGGTCGGCATATTGATTAATATCAGCAAGCAGACGAGGTAG